Proteins encoded together in one Xenopus laevis strain J_2021 chromosome 6L, Xenopus_laevis_v10.1, whole genome shotgun sequence window:
- the fastkd3.L gene encoding FAST kinase domain-containing protein 3, mitochondrial isoform X2, translating to MALMNIRGSHSNISFIINACRRAANVSIPFRCIKKGKRFLHNFPYSYYTPKKDCIFAYLFCRKYHAVILNPPYSIAGCSVRHHGDNGTTNNSITKQKAVENKFFSDLRYAHSCTQVFKLLSSLEVLTDTMAAAALLRVAQVETKDSILTSPSDIFDNMIFKAICLQFEQESKKLSTAAIVNALKAFVQLRVDPWSTLMVRLLSESQERVDKGEMNIQNLCILGRCLLEIEGPECAMLKPVMDQVIQKKINDWTPEEISMVYGLLQAGLGEKGQYQDLLNQMHEVTVFKASQMNPALISSVLTSLVELKQTQAIPLVIRLCKNSVRYMPHFTDEELMNVIVALTNFGHSDKYFTEALERHIPRMVFTMSPELVSRIMGYCSKRLILSKPIFDAVAESFVYNSEKLTTLQIAQQIIPFGKLNYLPPNAASMFRRLEKILSSRFSQFQPQILLKLLHSCLLLERFPVNFVAKIFSPYFIQQLQDQSGNVDKFVLCQLTQLYLTVMLECPFYEGPRLLPKYRVKSLSASGHSLETMVDDHLYNRVKSGLIDLLGARMYFASHVLSPYCYTLDVEIKLDEEGFVLAASSHEEVHKRIALCIDGQKRFCCNTHILIGKESIKQRHLRLLGYGVVQMAGV from the exons ATGGCCTTAATGAATATACGTGGCAGTCATTCAAATATCTCTTTTATAATTAATGCTTGTAGAAGAGCTGCAAACGTCAGTATACCTTTCAGATGCATTAAGAAGGGAAAAAGGTTTTTGCACAACTTCCCCTATAGTTATTACACGCCAAAGAAGGactgtatatttgcatatttattctgcagaaaataCCATGCAGTTATCTTGAACCCGCCATATTCTATTGCTGGGTGCTCAGTCCGTCACCATGGAGACAACGGGACCACCAATAATAGCATTACTAAACAGAAAGcagttgaaaataaatttttttcagaCCTGAGATATGCCCATTCTTGCACACAAGTATTTAAACTGCTGAGCTCTCTTGAGGTGTTAACTGATACTATGGCAGCTGCAGCCTTGCTTAGAGTTGCACAAGTTGAGACAAAAGATAGCATACTTACAAGCCCAAGTGATATATTTGACAATATGATTTTCAAAGCTATCTGTTTACAGTTTGAACAAGAGTCAAAAAAGTTATCTACAGCAGCTATTGTCAATGCCTTAAAAGCTTTTGTTCAACTGCGCGTCGATCCATGGAGTACTCTAATGGTACGTTTGTTATCTGAAAGCCAAGAGCGAGTCGACAAAGGAGAGATGAATATACAGAACCTTTGCATTCTAGGAAGATGCTTATTAGAAATAGAAGGACCAGAATGTGCAATGCTTAAACCAGTTATGGATCAAGTGATACAAAAGAAAATTAATGACTGGACTCCTgaggaaatatctatggtttaTGGGTTATTGCAAGCTGGACTCGGAGAAAAAGGACAATACCAAGACCTGTTAAATCAAATGCATGAAGTCACAGTTTTCAAGGCCTCACAAATGAATCCAGCATTAATTAGTTCTGTACTTACTTCTTTAGTAGAGCTTAAACAAACACAAGCAATTCCATTAGTAATAAGACTGTGCAAAAATTCTGTAAGATATATGCCTCATTTCACTGATGAAGAGCTTATGAATGTAATAGTGGCCTTAACTAACTTTGGGCACAGTGACAAATATTTTACAGAGGCTTTGGAGAGACATATTCCTAGAATGGTTTTTACTATGTCACCAGAATTGGTCAGTAGAATTATGGGATACTGCAGCAAGAGACTGATCCTTTCCAAGCCAATATTTGATGCAGTAGCTGAAAGCTTTGTGTATAATTCAGAAAAATTGACTACTCTACAAATTGCACAACAGATTATACCTTTTGGAAAACTGAACTACTTGCCTCCTAATGCAGCTTCTATGTTTAGGCGGCTTGAAAAAATTCTGAGCAGCCGTTTTTCCCAGTTCCAGCCACAAATTTTGCTCAAGCTACTGCATTCATGCTTACTTCTAGAGCGATTTCCTGTCAATTTTGTGGCAAAGATCTTCAGTCCGTATTTCATTCAGCAATTGCAAG ATCAATCAGGAAATGTGGATAAGTTTGTCTTATGTCAGCTGACCCAGCTGTACCTTACTGTTATGTTGGAGTGTCCGTTTTATGAG ggtCCAAGACTTCTTCCAAAGTACAGAGTAAAATCTTTGTCTGCATCTGGACATTCACTAGAAACCATGGTTGATGATCATCTTTACAACAGAGTCAAGTCTGGTCTTATTGACCTGCTAGGGGCACGAATGTATTTTGCATCTCATGTGCTGTCTCCTTACTGTTACACTTTGG ATGTAGAAATCAAACTGGATGAAGAAGGGTTCGTGTTGGCAGCTTCCAGCCATGAAGAGGTTCACAAAAG AATAGCACTCTGTATCGATGGTCAAAAACGGTTCTGTTGCAACACCCATATTCTTATTGGAAAAGAATCTATTAAACAAAGACATTTGCGGTTGCTTGGTTATGGAGTTGTACAG atggcaggagtgtga
- the fastkd3.L gene encoding FAST kinase domain-containing protein 3, mitochondrial isoform X1, with protein MALMNIRGSHSNISFIINACRRAANVSIPFRCIKKGKRFLHNFPYSYYTPKKDCIFAYLFCRKYHAVILNPPYSIAGCSVRHHGDNGTTNNSITKQKAVENKFFSDLRYAHSCTQVFKLLSSLEVLTDTMAAAALLRVAQVETKDSILTSPSDIFDNMIFKAICLQFEQESKKLSTAAIVNALKAFVQLRVDPWSTLMVRLLSESQERVDKGEMNIQNLCILGRCLLEIEGPECAMLKPVMDQVIQKKINDWTPEEISMVYGLLQAGLGEKGQYQDLLNQMHEVTVFKASQMNPALISSVLTSLVELKQTQAIPLVIRLCKNSVRYMPHFTDEELMNVIVALTNFGHSDKYFTEALERHIPRMVFTMSPELVSRIMGYCSKRLILSKPIFDAVAESFVYNSEKLTTLQIAQQIIPFGKLNYLPPNAASMFRRLEKILSSRFSQFQPQILLKLLHSCLLLERFPVNFVAKIFSPYFIQQLQDQSGNVDKFVLCQLTQLYLTVMLECPFYEGPRLLPKYRVKSLSASGHSLETMVDDHLYNRVKSGLIDLLGARMYFASHVLSPYCYTLDVEIKLDEEGFVLAASSHEEVHKRIALCIDGQKRFCCNTHILIGKESIKQRHLRLLGYGVVQIPYYEFDNLSNKEEIVEYLHKKVFPHTYRLNW; from the exons ATGGCCTTAATGAATATACGTGGCAGTCATTCAAATATCTCTTTTATAATTAATGCTTGTAGAAGAGCTGCAAACGTCAGTATACCTTTCAGATGCATTAAGAAGGGAAAAAGGTTTTTGCACAACTTCCCCTATAGTTATTACACGCCAAAGAAGGactgtatatttgcatatttattctgcagaaaataCCATGCAGTTATCTTGAACCCGCCATATTCTATTGCTGGGTGCTCAGTCCGTCACCATGGAGACAACGGGACCACCAATAATAGCATTACTAAACAGAAAGcagttgaaaataaatttttttcagaCCTGAGATATGCCCATTCTTGCACACAAGTATTTAAACTGCTGAGCTCTCTTGAGGTGTTAACTGATACTATGGCAGCTGCAGCCTTGCTTAGAGTTGCACAAGTTGAGACAAAAGATAGCATACTTACAAGCCCAAGTGATATATTTGACAATATGATTTTCAAAGCTATCTGTTTACAGTTTGAACAAGAGTCAAAAAAGTTATCTACAGCAGCTATTGTCAATGCCTTAAAAGCTTTTGTTCAACTGCGCGTCGATCCATGGAGTACTCTAATGGTACGTTTGTTATCTGAAAGCCAAGAGCGAGTCGACAAAGGAGAGATGAATATACAGAACCTTTGCATTCTAGGAAGATGCTTATTAGAAATAGAAGGACCAGAATGTGCAATGCTTAAACCAGTTATGGATCAAGTGATACAAAAGAAAATTAATGACTGGACTCCTgaggaaatatctatggtttaTGGGTTATTGCAAGCTGGACTCGGAGAAAAAGGACAATACCAAGACCTGTTAAATCAAATGCATGAAGTCACAGTTTTCAAGGCCTCACAAATGAATCCAGCATTAATTAGTTCTGTACTTACTTCTTTAGTAGAGCTTAAACAAACACAAGCAATTCCATTAGTAATAAGACTGTGCAAAAATTCTGTAAGATATATGCCTCATTTCACTGATGAAGAGCTTATGAATGTAATAGTGGCCTTAACTAACTTTGGGCACAGTGACAAATATTTTACAGAGGCTTTGGAGAGACATATTCCTAGAATGGTTTTTACTATGTCACCAGAATTGGTCAGTAGAATTATGGGATACTGCAGCAAGAGACTGATCCTTTCCAAGCCAATATTTGATGCAGTAGCTGAAAGCTTTGTGTATAATTCAGAAAAATTGACTACTCTACAAATTGCACAACAGATTATACCTTTTGGAAAACTGAACTACTTGCCTCCTAATGCAGCTTCTATGTTTAGGCGGCTTGAAAAAATTCTGAGCAGCCGTTTTTCCCAGTTCCAGCCACAAATTTTGCTCAAGCTACTGCATTCATGCTTACTTCTAGAGCGATTTCCTGTCAATTTTGTGGCAAAGATCTTCAGTCCGTATTTCATTCAGCAATTGCAAG ATCAATCAGGAAATGTGGATAAGTTTGTCTTATGTCAGCTGACCCAGCTGTACCTTACTGTTATGTTGGAGTGTCCGTTTTATGAG ggtCCAAGACTTCTTCCAAAGTACAGAGTAAAATCTTTGTCTGCATCTGGACATTCACTAGAAACCATGGTTGATGATCATCTTTACAACAGAGTCAAGTCTGGTCTTATTGACCTGCTAGGGGCACGAATGTATTTTGCATCTCATGTGCTGTCTCCTTACTGTTACACTTTGG ATGTAGAAATCAAACTGGATGAAGAAGGGTTCGTGTTGGCAGCTTCCAGCCATGAAGAGGTTCACAAAAG AATAGCACTCTGTATCGATGGTCAAAAACGGTTCTGTTGCAACACCCATATTCTTATTGGAAAAGAATCTATTAAACAAAGACATTTGCGGTTGCTTGGTTATGGAGTTGTACAG ATTCCATACTATGAGTTTGACAACCTAAGTAATAAAGAAGAAATTGTTGAGTATCTTCACAAGAAAGTGTTTCCTCATACATACAGACTTAATTGGTGA